Proteins co-encoded in one Lasioglossum baleicum chromosome 3, iyLasBale1, whole genome shotgun sequence genomic window:
- the Taf3 gene encoding TBP-associated factor 3 isoform X5, which translates to MSTEYSRSVLKMVVAQICQTIGWHSINSTPLEFMVDLMQEYILRTAKLTHQYAEILGRTEANLDDVGLAFQHMNIDMQELSDYIKNVDAVPYPMAVPKFPIRRESHLNFLKPGSREVVTRPMHVHEHLPAMYPNTEEDYITEKSETLLNGSSDLSSNNGTSTNSSMSASPHRMSPQVVFKRPGDPVSFESPIVKRVKVVEEGRPLREIHSVMMTTSGFLSPAREGKLPEARTPHQTRPDSPQSSSYPMVPPELKYDKKPKKIIKKGLEDGKLDKENKKKNRAKELFKPNKADDNKTKKLVGMKELAKLKALKPGGGKSQGTAQGSSSRPSTPKIISPKTTGSPKLTKKTEPKVKPEKVIDVAAGPPPVERKEDTIDKLPSEPDKQKLNIFKKISKPREDKEKDTSEQHKYKELDSRESSPGLIIDENNDKQALRNDTEVKHEEKKAPHTPDVHIHPDGGELIDLPSPGSDVYMFDDMSPPGTPSTPRTPELNMPPTPTDHKKKRKEKISKKKELKSRSPKHCTSPKKTKLSNDPVEVDILDRPKTPQAPEPPLSKEPVFPSTIPFPFFSAFPPAPGLIPHPMFPRFPLPLGRGGPGPHPAMPNLPLPPRFMNLPVKSEDFPNVSKNKIVDREKPVTPLLNESVPLVTKHEKLEKEKEEKPKIVKQDKEILIPAPMNTITMPSASTLTPVTYPPPVPAVPLLPTKNTKVEKLDKNEKKSKEHKKEKKDKLKKKKDKKEKHKEKPEKVKEKKEKVDKKEKIEKVKEKKEKKDKRKEKEKEDKNSEAVPKITLKLGGTASPRPPTPDAVPMKKLEMCYRTIKTVVKKPEDETKREPSPELAKISALVTRPPKQKSAKTKADAALKKDDAKEDKENGRIVLPTTPTTTVDQGGRQVWICPACGNQDDGSPMVGCDDCDAWYHWVCVGMQVPPATSENWYCRFCIAKKQELHHDKKKKKRKKKVKVTA; encoded by the exons ATGTCAACAGAATATAGTAGAAGTGTTTTAAAAATGGTTGTCGCACAAATTTGTCAAACAATTGGGTGGCATTCAATTAATTCAACGCCATTGGAGTTTATGGTTGATCTCATGCAAGAATACATTTTGCGAACAGCAAAACTGACACACCAGTATGCAGAAATTT TGGGAAGAACGGAAGCAAATCTTGATGACGTAGGGTTAGCTTTTCAACATATGAATATTGACATGCAAGAACTATCAGACTACATTAAAAATGTAGATGCAGTACCGTATCCTATGGCGGTACCTAAATTTCCAATTCGACGTGAAAGTCACTTAAATTTTCTCAAACCAGGGAGTCGAGAAGTTGTAACAAGGCCGATGCATGTTCATGAACATTTACCAGCTATGTATCCTAACACCGAAG AAGATTACATAACAGAAAAATCTGAAACTTTACTAAATGGGTCATCCGATTTATCATCGAACAATGGAACATCTACCAATAGTTCTATGAGTGCGTCACCTCATAGAATGTCCCCGCAAGTAGTCTTCAAGCGTCCAGGAGATCCTGTATCGTTTGAAAGTCCAATAGTAAAACGTGTGAAGGTAGTAGAAGAAGGCAGACCATTGCGTGAAATCCACAGTGTAATGATGACCACCTCGGGTTTTTTATCACCTGCGCGGGAAGGAAAATTGCCTGAAGCAAGGACACCGCATCAGACTCGTCCAGACTCACCACAATCCAGTTCTTATCCGATGGTACCACCTGAACTGAAGTACGATAAGAAACCGAAGAAGATCATAAAGAAAGGATTAGAAGATGGCAAGCTTGACAAggagaataaaaagaaaaatcgtgCTAAAGAGTTATTCAAACCAAACAAGGCGGATGATAATAAAACTAAAAAGTTAGTTGGAATGAAAGAGTTAGCCAAATTAAAAGCTTTAAAGCCAGGAGGTGGGAAATCGCAAGGCACTGCACAAGGTTCATCTAGTAGGCCATCTACTCCGAAGATAATATCACCTAAAACAACTGGTAGTCCCAAATTAACGAAAAAAACAGAACCCAAAGTTAAGCCAGAAAAGGTAATAGACGTTGCAGCTGGACCTCCACCAGTAGAAAGAAAAGAAGACACTATTGACAAGCTTCCATCGGAACCTGATAAgcagaaattgaatattttcaaaaagattTCAAAACCACGAGAGGATAAAGAAAAGGATACATCGGAGCAGCATAAATACAAAGAACTCGATTCAAGAGAGAGTTCTCCGGgtttgataattgatgaaaacaACGACAAACAAGCGCTTCGCAATGATACCGAAGTAAAGCATGAGGAGAAAAAGGCCCCGCATACGCCAGATGTACATATTCATCCCGATGGAGGGGAATTAATTGACTTGCCAAGTCCAGGATCGGATGTTTATATGTTCGACGACATGTCCCCACCAGGAACACCTAGCACACCTAGAACACCGGAACTGAACATGCCACCAACTCCCACTGAtcataaaaaaaagagaaaagaaaagattaGTAAAAAGAAGGAACTCAAGTCGAGAAGCCCGAAACATTGTACTAGTCCTAAAAAG ACAAAGCTTTCCAACGATCCGGTGGAGGTGGATATATTAGATCGGCCAAAAACCCCACAGGCACCAGAACCTCCACTTTCCAAAGAACCAGTTTTTCCATCTACAATTCCGTTCCCCTTTTTCTCTGCGTTCCCTCCGGCTCCTGGTTTAATACCCCATCCTATGTTCCCCAGATTTCCGTTGCCTTTAGGAAGGGGTGGTCCTGGCCCACATCCAGCAATGCCAAATTTACCTTTACCGCCTCGTTTCATGAATTTGCCTGTAAAATCAGAAGACTTCCCCAACGtatcgaaaaataaaattgttgatCGAGAGAAACCTGTGACACCTTTGTTAAATGAATCAGTACCTCTGGTAACGAAACATGAGAAATTGGAGAAAGAAAAGGAGGAGAAGCCGAAGATAGTTAAACAAGATAAAGAAATACTTATACCTGCGCCTATGAATACTATTACAATGCCTTCAGCGTCCACACTAACACCAGTTACATATCCTCCACCTGTACCCGCTGTACCATTATTACCCACGAAAAATACGAAAGTCGAAAAATTAGACAAAAATGAAAAG AAATCGAAGGAAcataaaaaggaaaagaaggacaaattgaaaaagaaaaaagacaaGAAGGAGAAACATAAAGAGAAACCAGAGAAagtgaaagaaaagaaagaaaaagttgacaaaaagGAAAAGATCGAGAAAGTCAaggagaagaaagagaaaaaagataaacgaaaagaaaaagag aaGGAAGATAAAAATTCTGAAGCTGTGCCAAAAATAACTTTAAAATTAGGAGGGACAGCTTCTCCAAGACCACCAACCCCAGATGCTGTTCCAATGAAGAAACT GGAAATGTGTTATAGAACGATAAAAACAGTAGTGAAAAAACCTGAGGATGAGACGAAACGGGAACCCAGTCCAGAATTGGCGAAAATATCAGCATTAGTAACGCGACCGCCAAAGCAAAAGTCGGCAA AGACGAAAGCAGATGCAGCTCTTAAAAAGGATGATGCTAAAGAAGACAAAGAAAATGGCAGGATCGTGCTGCCCACAACACCAACCACTACTGTG GATCAAGGTGGTCGTCAAGTGTGGATATGTCCTGCTTGCGGCAACCAGGATGATGGATCGCCTATGGTTGGTTGTGATGATTGTGACGCGTGGTATCATTG
- the Taf3 gene encoding TBP-associated factor 3 isoform X3, with protein sequence MSTEYSRSVLKMVVAQICQTIGWHSINSTPLEFMVDLMQEYILRTAKLTHQYAEILGRTEANLDDVGLAFQHMNIDMQELSDYIKNVDAVPYPMAVPKFPIRRESHLNFLKPGSREVVTRPMHVHEHLPAMYPNTEEDYITEKSETLLNGSSDLSSNNGTSTNSSMSASPHRMSPQVVFKRPGDPVSFESPIVKRVKVVEEGRPLREIHSVMMTTSGFLSPAREGKLPEARTPHQTRPDSPQSSSYPMVPPELKYDKKPKKIIKKGLEDGKLDKENKKKNRAKELFKPNKADDNKTKKLVGMKELAKLKALKPGGGKSQGTAQGSSSRPSTPKIISPKTTGSPKLTKKTEPKVKPEKVIDVAAGPPPVERKEDTIDKLPSEPDKQKLNIFKKISKPREDKEKDTSEQHKYKELDSRESSPGLIIDENNDKQALRNDTEVKHEEKKAPHTPDVHIHPDGGELIDLPSPGSDVYMFDDMSPPGTPSTPRTPELNMPPTPTDHKKKRKEKISKKKELKSRSPKHCTSPKKTKLSNDPVEVDILDRPKTPQAPEPPLSKEPVFPSTIPFPFFSAFPPAPGLIPHPMFPRFPLPLGRGGPGPHPAMPNLPLPPRFMNLPVKSEDFPNVSKNKIVDREKPVTPLLNESVPLVTKHEKLEKEKEEKPKIVKQDKEILIPAPMNTITMPSASTLTPVTYPPPVPAVPLLPTKNTKVEKLDKNEKKSKEHKKEKKDKLKKKKDKKEKHKEKPEKVKEKKEKVDKKEKIEKVKEKKEKKDKRKEKEKEDKNSEAVPKITLKLGGTASPRPPTPDAVPMKKLEMCYRTIKTVVKKPEDETKREPSPELAKISALVTRPPKQKSASKKTEEGTLDGSPALPTDTFSANLTSVPLATVPRAKKSLFKALPQREPPPPHFDPPPNIPSVEQQPPFYFDQGGRQVWICPACGNQDDGSPMVGCDDCDAWYHWVCVGMQVPPATSENWYCRFCIAKKQELHHDKKKKKRKKKVKVTA encoded by the exons ATGTCAACAGAATATAGTAGAAGTGTTTTAAAAATGGTTGTCGCACAAATTTGTCAAACAATTGGGTGGCATTCAATTAATTCAACGCCATTGGAGTTTATGGTTGATCTCATGCAAGAATACATTTTGCGAACAGCAAAACTGACACACCAGTATGCAGAAATTT TGGGAAGAACGGAAGCAAATCTTGATGACGTAGGGTTAGCTTTTCAACATATGAATATTGACATGCAAGAACTATCAGACTACATTAAAAATGTAGATGCAGTACCGTATCCTATGGCGGTACCTAAATTTCCAATTCGACGTGAAAGTCACTTAAATTTTCTCAAACCAGGGAGTCGAGAAGTTGTAACAAGGCCGATGCATGTTCATGAACATTTACCAGCTATGTATCCTAACACCGAAG AAGATTACATAACAGAAAAATCTGAAACTTTACTAAATGGGTCATCCGATTTATCATCGAACAATGGAACATCTACCAATAGTTCTATGAGTGCGTCACCTCATAGAATGTCCCCGCAAGTAGTCTTCAAGCGTCCAGGAGATCCTGTATCGTTTGAAAGTCCAATAGTAAAACGTGTGAAGGTAGTAGAAGAAGGCAGACCATTGCGTGAAATCCACAGTGTAATGATGACCACCTCGGGTTTTTTATCACCTGCGCGGGAAGGAAAATTGCCTGAAGCAAGGACACCGCATCAGACTCGTCCAGACTCACCACAATCCAGTTCTTATCCGATGGTACCACCTGAACTGAAGTACGATAAGAAACCGAAGAAGATCATAAAGAAAGGATTAGAAGATGGCAAGCTTGACAAggagaataaaaagaaaaatcgtgCTAAAGAGTTATTCAAACCAAACAAGGCGGATGATAATAAAACTAAAAAGTTAGTTGGAATGAAAGAGTTAGCCAAATTAAAAGCTTTAAAGCCAGGAGGTGGGAAATCGCAAGGCACTGCACAAGGTTCATCTAGTAGGCCATCTACTCCGAAGATAATATCACCTAAAACAACTGGTAGTCCCAAATTAACGAAAAAAACAGAACCCAAAGTTAAGCCAGAAAAGGTAATAGACGTTGCAGCTGGACCTCCACCAGTAGAAAGAAAAGAAGACACTATTGACAAGCTTCCATCGGAACCTGATAAgcagaaattgaatattttcaaaaagattTCAAAACCACGAGAGGATAAAGAAAAGGATACATCGGAGCAGCATAAATACAAAGAACTCGATTCAAGAGAGAGTTCTCCGGgtttgataattgatgaaaacaACGACAAACAAGCGCTTCGCAATGATACCGAAGTAAAGCATGAGGAGAAAAAGGCCCCGCATACGCCAGATGTACATATTCATCCCGATGGAGGGGAATTAATTGACTTGCCAAGTCCAGGATCGGATGTTTATATGTTCGACGACATGTCCCCACCAGGAACACCTAGCACACCTAGAACACCGGAACTGAACATGCCACCAACTCCCACTGAtcataaaaaaaagagaaaagaaaagattaGTAAAAAGAAGGAACTCAAGTCGAGAAGCCCGAAACATTGTACTAGTCCTAAAAAG ACAAAGCTTTCCAACGATCCGGTGGAGGTGGATATATTAGATCGGCCAAAAACCCCACAGGCACCAGAACCTCCACTTTCCAAAGAACCAGTTTTTCCATCTACAATTCCGTTCCCCTTTTTCTCTGCGTTCCCTCCGGCTCCTGGTTTAATACCCCATCCTATGTTCCCCAGATTTCCGTTGCCTTTAGGAAGGGGTGGTCCTGGCCCACATCCAGCAATGCCAAATTTACCTTTACCGCCTCGTTTCATGAATTTGCCTGTAAAATCAGAAGACTTCCCCAACGtatcgaaaaataaaattgttgatCGAGAGAAACCTGTGACACCTTTGTTAAATGAATCAGTACCTCTGGTAACGAAACATGAGAAATTGGAGAAAGAAAAGGAGGAGAAGCCGAAGATAGTTAAACAAGATAAAGAAATACTTATACCTGCGCCTATGAATACTATTACAATGCCTTCAGCGTCCACACTAACACCAGTTACATATCCTCCACCTGTACCCGCTGTACCATTATTACCCACGAAAAATACGAAAGTCGAAAAATTAGACAAAAATGAAAAG AAATCGAAGGAAcataaaaaggaaaagaaggacaaattgaaaaagaaaaaagacaaGAAGGAGAAACATAAAGAGAAACCAGAGAAagtgaaagaaaagaaagaaaaagttgacaaaaagGAAAAGATCGAGAAAGTCAaggagaagaaagagaaaaaagataaacgaaaagaaaaagag aaGGAAGATAAAAATTCTGAAGCTGTGCCAAAAATAACTTTAAAATTAGGAGGGACAGCTTCTCCAAGACCACCAACCCCAGATGCTGTTCCAATGAAGAAACT GGAAATGTGTTATAGAACGATAAAAACAGTAGTGAAAAAACCTGAGGATGAGACGAAACGGGAACCCAGTCCAGAATTGGCGAAAATATCAGCATTAGTAACGCGACCGCCAAAGCAAAAGTCGGCAAGTAAGAAAACAGAGGAGGGAACATTAGATGGAAGCCCTGCTCTTCCTACAGATACTTTCTCTGCCAATCTTACTAGTGTGCCACTCGCAACAGTTCCTCGAGCAAAGAAATCTCTCTTCAAAGCCTTACCTCAGAGAGAACCTCCTCCACCTCATTTTGATCCTCCTCCTAACATCCCTTCGGTGGAACAACAACCACCGTTTTATTTT GATCAAGGTGGTCGTCAAGTGTGGATATGTCCTGCTTGCGGCAACCAGGATGATGGATCGCCTATGGTTGGTTGTGATGATTGTGACGCGTGGTATCATTG
- the Taf3 gene encoding TBP-associated factor 3 isoform X1: MSTEYSRSVLKMVVAQICQTIGWHSINSTPLEFMVDLMQEYILRTAKLTHQYAEILGRTEANLDDVGLAFQHMNIDMQELSDYIKNVDAVPYPMAVPKFPIRRESHLNFLKPGSREVVTRPMHVHEHLPAMYPNTEEDYITEKSETLLNGSSDLSSNNGTSTNSSMSASPHRMSPQVVFKRPGDPVSFESPIVKRVKVVEEGRPLREIHSVMMTTSGFLSPAREGKLPEARTPHQTRPDSPQSSSYPMVPPELKYDKKPKKIIKKGLEDGKLDKENKKKNRAKELFKPNKADDNKTKKLVGMKELAKLKALKPGGGKSQGTAQGSSSRPSTPKIISPKTTGSPKLTKKTEPKVKPEKVIDVAAGPPPVERKEDTIDKLPSEPDKQKLNIFKKISKPREDKEKDTSEQHKYKELDSRESSPGLIIDENNDKQALRNDTEVKHEEKKAPHTPDVHIHPDGGELIDLPSPGSDVYMFDDMSPPGTPSTPRTPELNMPPTPTDHKKKRKEKISKKKELKSRSPKHCTSPKKTKLSNDPVEVDILDRPKTPQAPEPPLSKEPVFPSTIPFPFFSAFPPAPGLIPHPMFPRFPLPLGRGGPGPHPAMPNLPLPPRFMNLPVKSEDFPNVSKNKIVDREKPVTPLLNESVPLVTKHEKLEKEKEEKPKIVKQDKEILIPAPMNTITMPSASTLTPVTYPPPVPAVPLLPTKNTKVEKLDKNEKKSKEHKKEKKDKLKKKKDKKEKHKEKPEKVKEKKEKVDKKEKIEKVKEKKEKKDKRKEKEKEDKNSEAVPKITLKLGGTASPRPPTPDAVPMKKLEMCYRTIKTVVKKPEDETKREPSPELAKISALVTRPPKQKSASKKTEEGTLDGSPALPTDTFSANLTSVPLATVPRAKKSLFKALPQREPPPPHFDPPPNIPSVEQQPPFYFRRKQMQLLKRMMLKKTKKMAGSCCPQHQPLLWIKVVVKCGYVLLAATRMMDRLWLVVMIVTRGIIGCVLVCKYHQLPARTGIAAFV, encoded by the exons ATGTCAACAGAATATAGTAGAAGTGTTTTAAAAATGGTTGTCGCACAAATTTGTCAAACAATTGGGTGGCATTCAATTAATTCAACGCCATTGGAGTTTATGGTTGATCTCATGCAAGAATACATTTTGCGAACAGCAAAACTGACACACCAGTATGCAGAAATTT TGGGAAGAACGGAAGCAAATCTTGATGACGTAGGGTTAGCTTTTCAACATATGAATATTGACATGCAAGAACTATCAGACTACATTAAAAATGTAGATGCAGTACCGTATCCTATGGCGGTACCTAAATTTCCAATTCGACGTGAAAGTCACTTAAATTTTCTCAAACCAGGGAGTCGAGAAGTTGTAACAAGGCCGATGCATGTTCATGAACATTTACCAGCTATGTATCCTAACACCGAAG AAGATTACATAACAGAAAAATCTGAAACTTTACTAAATGGGTCATCCGATTTATCATCGAACAATGGAACATCTACCAATAGTTCTATGAGTGCGTCACCTCATAGAATGTCCCCGCAAGTAGTCTTCAAGCGTCCAGGAGATCCTGTATCGTTTGAAAGTCCAATAGTAAAACGTGTGAAGGTAGTAGAAGAAGGCAGACCATTGCGTGAAATCCACAGTGTAATGATGACCACCTCGGGTTTTTTATCACCTGCGCGGGAAGGAAAATTGCCTGAAGCAAGGACACCGCATCAGACTCGTCCAGACTCACCACAATCCAGTTCTTATCCGATGGTACCACCTGAACTGAAGTACGATAAGAAACCGAAGAAGATCATAAAGAAAGGATTAGAAGATGGCAAGCTTGACAAggagaataaaaagaaaaatcgtgCTAAAGAGTTATTCAAACCAAACAAGGCGGATGATAATAAAACTAAAAAGTTAGTTGGAATGAAAGAGTTAGCCAAATTAAAAGCTTTAAAGCCAGGAGGTGGGAAATCGCAAGGCACTGCACAAGGTTCATCTAGTAGGCCATCTACTCCGAAGATAATATCACCTAAAACAACTGGTAGTCCCAAATTAACGAAAAAAACAGAACCCAAAGTTAAGCCAGAAAAGGTAATAGACGTTGCAGCTGGACCTCCACCAGTAGAAAGAAAAGAAGACACTATTGACAAGCTTCCATCGGAACCTGATAAgcagaaattgaatattttcaaaaagattTCAAAACCACGAGAGGATAAAGAAAAGGATACATCGGAGCAGCATAAATACAAAGAACTCGATTCAAGAGAGAGTTCTCCGGgtttgataattgatgaaaacaACGACAAACAAGCGCTTCGCAATGATACCGAAGTAAAGCATGAGGAGAAAAAGGCCCCGCATACGCCAGATGTACATATTCATCCCGATGGAGGGGAATTAATTGACTTGCCAAGTCCAGGATCGGATGTTTATATGTTCGACGACATGTCCCCACCAGGAACACCTAGCACACCTAGAACACCGGAACTGAACATGCCACCAACTCCCACTGAtcataaaaaaaagagaaaagaaaagattaGTAAAAAGAAGGAACTCAAGTCGAGAAGCCCGAAACATTGTACTAGTCCTAAAAAG ACAAAGCTTTCCAACGATCCGGTGGAGGTGGATATATTAGATCGGCCAAAAACCCCACAGGCACCAGAACCTCCACTTTCCAAAGAACCAGTTTTTCCATCTACAATTCCGTTCCCCTTTTTCTCTGCGTTCCCTCCGGCTCCTGGTTTAATACCCCATCCTATGTTCCCCAGATTTCCGTTGCCTTTAGGAAGGGGTGGTCCTGGCCCACATCCAGCAATGCCAAATTTACCTTTACCGCCTCGTTTCATGAATTTGCCTGTAAAATCAGAAGACTTCCCCAACGtatcgaaaaataaaattgttgatCGAGAGAAACCTGTGACACCTTTGTTAAATGAATCAGTACCTCTGGTAACGAAACATGAGAAATTGGAGAAAGAAAAGGAGGAGAAGCCGAAGATAGTTAAACAAGATAAAGAAATACTTATACCTGCGCCTATGAATACTATTACAATGCCTTCAGCGTCCACACTAACACCAGTTACATATCCTCCACCTGTACCCGCTGTACCATTATTACCCACGAAAAATACGAAAGTCGAAAAATTAGACAAAAATGAAAAG AAATCGAAGGAAcataaaaaggaaaagaaggacaaattgaaaaagaaaaaagacaaGAAGGAGAAACATAAAGAGAAACCAGAGAAagtgaaagaaaagaaagaaaaagttgacaaaaagGAAAAGATCGAGAAAGTCAaggagaagaaagagaaaaaagataaacgaaaagaaaaagag aaGGAAGATAAAAATTCTGAAGCTGTGCCAAAAATAACTTTAAAATTAGGAGGGACAGCTTCTCCAAGACCACCAACCCCAGATGCTGTTCCAATGAAGAAACT GGAAATGTGTTATAGAACGATAAAAACAGTAGTGAAAAAACCTGAGGATGAGACGAAACGGGAACCCAGTCCAGAATTGGCGAAAATATCAGCATTAGTAACGCGACCGCCAAAGCAAAAGTCGGCAAGTAAGAAAACAGAGGAGGGAACATTAGATGGAAGCCCTGCTCTTCCTACAGATACTTTCTCTGCCAATCTTACTAGTGTGCCACTCGCAACAGTTCCTCGAGCAAAGAAATCTCTCTTCAAAGCCTTACCTCAGAGAGAACCTCCTCCACCTCATTTTGATCCTCCTCCTAACATCCCTTCGGTGGAACAACAACCACCGTTTTATTTT AGACGAAAGCAGATGCAGCTCTTAAAAAGGATGATGCTAAAGAAGACAAAGAAAATGGCAGGATCGTGCTGCCCACAACACCAACCACTACTGTG GATCAAGGTGGTCGTCAAGTGTGGATATGTCCTGCTTGCGGCAACCAGGATGATGGATCGCCTATGGTTGGTTGTGATGATTGTGACGCGTGGTATCATTG